The genomic segment atccatttaggatgtcattagccgaagctagtcAATCATTTACcgcggtcatccattcggatgccattagccggagctaatcaatcatctatctcggtcatcccttcggatgccattagtcgtagttaatcatttgttcatctcgattatccacttaggatgttattagccgaagctagtaatttatgcatctcgactgtccatttaggatgccatttacCGAAGCTATCATTtaccccggtcatccattcgaatgccattagccgaagctaatcaatcatttgttccggtcatcccttcggatgccattagccgaagctaatcaatcgtttgttcTGGTCATCCCTtcgaatgccattagctgaagctaatcattgtttcatcaaacaaTTCATGACAGTTAATGTTCAATGCAACACAACAATAAATCCCCCATAATACTCACACCACCATTTGTGGTAATTAACCATCAGTACAATACAACGGTAGGTCTTTCATAACACTTATACAATCATTCATCACCCctacattcaataaaaatacaacagtaGGTCATTGGTAATAcattcatcacaattacattcaatataataaaacaatagattcttcataatactcatacaatcATTCATCACTATTACATTCGATAAGGATACAACAGTAGATCCTTTGTACTGCTCATATTACCATTCATTAGCAGCCCAAATTCATAATAGCCCCAAACAACATCTCATATTTGGTTTAGTATTCATCACAACTCAATAAGATGCTCACCTCAAATGGGTCATTTTAGAACTCTAACATTTTCACCATTGtttcaacattcatcaagaacTTGTTCGACATTTCATAGTCGTTTCGACAATCATCAAGAATTTAATCAAACACTTCTTCGTCGTTTCCTCTTACAACaaggatttaaataaaatatcatcacaagcgaatcatttcaaaacataaacatcaaaatgggaaaaaggtggaaaccacctacctGCTCCACTTGGGTCTGTCCCTGTCCTGGCGATGGTCCGATCCCGGCCACAACACCTAAGACACCAATGGCCACAATCAATTTATTTGCATCTTCAATTCACATTCATcaccacacttatttcaagagttcatatgttcacattcaagtgttccatattttacaccatcataccatGAAATTGTTACTAGCATTTAAGCAATTTCTGCCTAGAAGGCCTACTGTAGAAATCGGCAGTGAAAACTGGTTCACTGcaggctgcccaattcggcagcgaaaactgtttcACTGTTGGCGCCACAATTTCGACAGCGAAAACTAGATTGCTGCAGCCAACAAATTTTGCGGCAGCGCATACTATttcactgcagacaactcaatttcagcagcgaatgctaattcgctgcagacaactcagtttcggcagcgaatcgcAAATTTGCAGCAGCCAACTCAAGTTCAACAGTGACTCTCAAATTCGCTGCGGACAacttagtttcggcagcgaatcacaattccGCTGCAGACAACTCGACTTCGGCAgcaaatcacaaattcgctgcagaacactCAATTCGGcaacgaatgctaattcgctgcagacatctcagtttcggcagcgaatcacaatttcgatGCAGCACACACATTTcgacagcgaatgctaattcactaCAGATATCTCAGTTTCGGCAgagaatcacaatttcgctgcagcaaCTCATCTTCggcaacaaatcacaaattcgctgcagaacacacacatttcggcagcgaatgctaattcgctgcggacaactcagtttcggcagcgaatcacaatttcgctgcccAACCCACATTTTGGCATGAACACACACTATACATGCTGTAACAACCCCAGCATATAAATTGTCACTAAGTTCCAGTAGAGCACACAccttgaaaccatcaatttcagcatataatctttcaataaattcaagcagaatacacacattgaaaccatcaattccAGCATATACTCTTTCAATGAATTCTAGCAGCACACACACATTGAAcccatcaatttcagcataaAATCTTTTGTTAAATATTCTGGAATTAGGTCTCCCCATCCAGCCCCGTTTTTGGCCCCCCTTTTAGCTTAGTTCTTTCCATAACAGTTGGAGTAGAGTTCCTAGGCCATGCATCCATAGTTTTCTTCTCCCTTTTGATTTCAAGACCTTAAGAACAGGTGGAGAAAGACATGGTCCATACCTCACGGATTTAGCATTTTTGGGAGGGGTTTGACAACATTTCTCCACTTCTACTCCCGATTGCtccttcctcttcctctctttCGGTTTTTCTCCTCCTCTTGTTAGTTTCCCACCGCTGTTAGGCctctacttccttcatgttcgCAGCTGTCCAGCCTCCTGTCAAGCTCTCCCTTCTTTCTCTCACGCCTAAGGAGGGTACTAGCAGCTGGGTTTTGGTCAAGTCCTTTCCTTGGAAAGGGAAAGAGGGAAGGGGACAAGCATCTCATTTTTGGGGAGAGGGAAGGGGATAAGAGCATGCAGCTCACTTTGGGGAGAGGGAAGGGAACAAGAGCATGCAGCTTGTTTTTGGGGAGGGTGTCccctactctctctctctccttgctGCATTTATACCCCTCCTAAAAGCTAAAAAGAGGGGTGTTTGGATGTTGGACCAAGGCTGTCCTAATCCCCATTTTTAGGTTATCCTTGAACTGATTTCCATTCCCCTTCTCCCCACTAGGATAGGTCGGTCCCACACtaaatcctatttttttttcttttgacgtCACTGCCGATTCTGAAATCGGCAGCCTCAACtatgtcgctgccgattcagaaatcggcagGCCTGAACTGTGTCGCTGCTGATTCTGAAATCGGCAGCCTCAAACTGTGTCGTTGCCGATTCAGGAATCGACAGCCTCAACtatgtcgctgccgattcagaaattggCAGGCCTGAACTGTGTCACTGCAGATTCTGAAATCGGCAGCCCGAAACTGCGTCGCTgtcgattcagaaatcggcagGCCTGAACTGTGTCACTGCCGATTCTGAAATCAGTAGCCCGAAACTGTGTCGCTgtcgattcagaaatcggcagGCAAACTGCTTCGCTGCCGATTTAGAAATCGGCACGCctgaactgcgtcgctgccgattcagaaatcgacagccaaactgcttcgctgccgattcaaaaatcagcaggcctgaactgcgtcgctgccgattctgaAATCTGCAGCccgaaactgcgtcgctgccgattcagaaatcggcagccaaactgcatcgctgccgattcagacATCGGCAGGCCtgaactgtgtcgctgccgattcagaaatcggcagcccgaaactgcgtcgctgccgattcagaaatcgacagCCAAACTGCTTCGCTGTCGAtttcagaaatcggcagcgatggtGGAGTCATTCCGGTTCCActtcttgttgttttgttttgttttgtttttatggtttttacaACAACTACCTTAGCCACTGATTTAGGATAATGGACCACTTTTAGGAATCCTGCATCCAACTGCTTTTGTATTTCTATGAACCATTATGTCGATGTCCAATCCAGGCATGTTCATACAAGTCTAGgaaaatatatctatatattctttctacaagaaaatcaaacccCCTCTCTCTTCAATCGTGATAAAGGTaccaattttcaattatttcttaTCCTGTTTAGCACCCAAATTTATTGCTTATAGTACTTAACTAATGGGTTTCCAAATTTTCTCGGCCTTTTCCACCAACCTAACAAacttttttgtccttttcttcCCGGTCTTCATCACCCATtgcaattatattttcaaactttaaCCGATTATTCTTAGGTTTTGTGAATTGATGAAAGATTCACTTTCAGAACTCCTAAAAGCATAAGGTGTATTTGTGCAACTATGTATGTGAATGGAAAgacaaaaggaaacaaaacacaTTTCGAATACagaaaaatgcatgatctcattaaaataaaaggtttattaaaattaaatcttataatAACATGAGTCAAAATTGCCTTCAAGACTATAAACAAGTAGAAACCACAAAACATAACAAGACAACAACAAAACACAACCACACAAAATATTTCAGCAAACATGGTCAAacaagggcaataactttttgAACACAATAAGAACAAGCTCCATTTTCAAATTATGGTACACTTATCTATTAGGCAACTTCTTCACAAAGGCTTTTGTAGGGATTTCATCGATGGTGTACCCAGACAACTACAACAGCATCTTATCCTCCACTTCAAATTATACCTCATCAATATGTTCTTTCTCTTCACATTCTAAAGCAATGATATGGTCATTGTTAGATCTGATAACCTGATCAGGTTAAGGAAGATTGTAGAGTGACaggataaattttataattacaatattttttaatcaatttacatatcaactgattttttaaaaaaaaaattatcttgaaagtACATCTTCCACATCAAattgatgtatttaaaaaaaattataatttttcatgaatgattattttaagatttgaattaagaaaaaaaaacctctttagCAAttaaatcaacctaatattaagaATAGCTTATATCCTTTAAGTCATACGtccacattattattattactattattattattattattattattattatcaccaccactatcaattgaaattattattattagtattattgacaaaacaaaaaaatcataaacttaatttgaaagataaaattgaaagtaataaaaactttgagaaaaaaacaaaaaaaaaataagaaattaaaagaaggacCAAATCGAAACATTGTATACATAAATTAGAAACCAagagttaaatttttaaaaaataaaaaacctttcacaaaaggaaaaataaccacaatactaaaaccaaaattaaaaagactaaatttgaaatatcaataataatgaGGACTATTATGCTTTTCTGAAGGTAGGAGAGAGAaataaagggagaaaaaaaaaagagacatcaACAATAAACCGATCATATTTTGATTACACGCGCCACCAATTTTGAAAGTGGAGACAACAAGGCATCAAATAATACGGTGGAAGATCAATTTTTACCATTAGAAGTCATTACACGCGCCGTCCGAAGTATATAGCCGCTCTCACACACTGTCGTGTGTTGTGTACGCTCCGACAactttctcaaaataaaaaaaaaaactatttaaatattaaaatacaccACTACCCTctaccaaaaaataatttaaactcaaatttatttatgaattaaattcaatttcacgattttgttctaaattaaaaagcttACACGCTACTTTGAATAGCCAACACACCCCTTTACACCCTAATTCATGTTTTAACATCTAAAAAAACCCGAGATAACAATGGATGCGCATATCCCTTTATCACTCTAtccaacttatttatttattttgtcagAAAGCCTACTCGACATCGTTTTAATCCTGCTTCCATAACccataaagaagaagaagaagaagaagcaaacacACCTGACGTATCACATTTGGTCAAAAACAAGAAAGGGCatattgaaattttgaaatgtaaatTGTGTAGGAGAGATTATTATTGAATCTTTAAAATCTCCACTCTTATCATAAACCTTCCTTCTCAACTACACCCTGTATCTGGTCTTTTCCTTTCGGTCCAGTTTATGCTAAACTCCAACTTGGTAATTGTTTCATTATCTTTTCAAACCATGTCAATTTTGGCTAATCTCTCTTTACCGATACTTCAGTTTAATCCCTTCTCTTATCTAGAGCATCTTTTGTTCAATCCTCAATGAATTGGAACAGTCAGGTCAGAAATGAGTGCAGCTGAAAAACTCATGGTAGCGGGGGAAGGAAGGCTCAGCCCTCAGAGTGGAGATGATGCCACCAAAATCAAGAGCTACATAGCAAATTCTTATTCATCTTTTTATCACAGCTAACACGTTTTCCTTTCACAAATTCAAATTGTAGCACAATATGATTTCTTTTgcgatcaaaaaaataaattttcatggaCTACAATGACAAACATTACAGATTAAGAGCAACATATATTACAACTAAAACAATTCAGATTTAAACCAACAAAATACGAAGAGCAGAAGCTAGTTTGTTAGAACAACACAGATTACTACTACGAGACGGCAGCAAGTTGGCAACTGACCATTTTTAGAGCAATTCTCGGAAAAAATATCTGCTCATTCCATTGCAAATTCTGCAATCAAATGATTAGtgataatcatcatcatcatcatcatcatcaacaatgtcgtcttcttcttcatcgCCTTCTCCTCCTTGTTCCCCCTCCTCCACGTCATCATCAACAATAAAGGCCCCTAGTGTCTCATCATCTTCATTAGTTTTCCTTGCAGAaactctctttgtttttgtatcTTGACGTAGTTTGTCTCGTCCCTTTGATCTAGTTGAATATTTTGGTCTGTcaacctttattatttttccaacaaCCTCATCGTCTTCACTCTCACCACTCCAATCATCACCATAATTATCATCATTCCCTCcaactttcttcttcctctttcccctcccatttttcttttttctctcaaaacTCTCCCCACGCTCACTATCTTGCTCAGGTTCCTCAAGAAACCAATCCCAGCTCCTTGCATCTTTTATCCTTTGCTTAGGATAGCAATCCAATTCATGCCCAATCACAAGAAATCCAAATTCTGCACTTCCAATATAACAAACATGCTATCAAACATAAAACGCACATCATGAAAAGTCGGCAAGCAAATATATCAATATCTACacctcaaaaaaagaaaaagaaaagaacaaacctTTAACAGGGTCAATCTTCGAAAGATCAAATCTTTCAGAATACCAATTTCCACTGTCACTCTCTTGCACCCttcttcctccaattctccTTTTCAAACGGAACCGAACAGGGTTTTGACTTGAAATACAGAACCAATCACCAGCTGCTACCACACCCTTCTGCAACCTTCTAAATATCTTAACGTTTTCTTCACCACTTCGTACGCAAATTGGGTTCTTTCCTACAACTTGAAAGGAAACCGTTTGGTTGTCGTCGAGCTCAAATATAACGTGACGACGAGAAACCCTTCGGTCTTTCGTGTTAAAACCACAGCCTCTTCCAAAGACGGCCTTTGAACCTATTCCCACTTCAATTTTCGACCCCTCCTCTCCTTCTATCTCCATTTTTGTAATTGATATTTGAGAGAAGGGTCGAAGCCGACCCTGCCGTGCAATAATGTTGTGGTCTGGTCAAGGTTGAAACGACGTCGGTTCCGTTCTTAAGGGCAGAATGACACGTCGTGTCCTATGCTGTGTTTAGATCACTTATCGTTTTAGAAAGCGATTATTTTCATGAATGACACGCCGTACCAAACTGATAATAACGAACCGTCGTTTTCTGTAAGAGAAAACACACACGGAAGAGAAGCACACGTCGTTGCTCCGAAGAGCTGACCCTGAAACGACGTGTCTTATTAGATTGAGAACGAATCGTCGTTTCGTCATCCTCGTCAGCAAGAGCAGCGCCATTGAAGCAAGCAATCGCTCCGTATCTCTCCGATTCCTTTCCGGTAATTTACTTCCCTTTCCGGTTATTGAATCTGCGAACTTTCTTCAATCTAATAATTTACGTGATTGATTGTGGAATTggtgagcttttttttttttttttttcccagcttGTTAGACTTTACTAGGTCAGAGAAAACCTAATTACCTAATAAAATTAggttttcaaaagaaatataattaattcgggttttttttcctgtcgAAGTAGTGAACTTTCTGCATGATTGTGTTTATGTTTCTTCTTATTATtcgcatatttttctttttaattataaatctgTTATTCGTGGTGGATTTTGCAGAGTAAAAATGGACCTTGAGTTGAAGAGAGTTCAAGAAGCAAGGCGTAATGATTGTAAAAAGGttatgaactatataaattcgGTGGATTTTACTAGTTTGGATGATAAAGAAATTCGTACAATGGTGATGATACGAGAATTAGGTAATGGGATTGTTAATCGTCAAACGAAACTGGTAAGGAAAGTTCTTCATTTGAAGCTCGATTTTTCGTTTCATTGTGTAGGCTAGTTCTCATTATGCACTCTGTTCTTGTGAATTTTACAGGCTACTGAAGATGATGTGTCTCGGGTCTTGAAGATCAGCATTGAGACTATGGTGAGTTTTCGTTTATTTATTAGGGCCGTAGTTGTGCATGGTAAAGACGAGGCTGGTGTTTACACCGTGTTCAGATTCGTctagtttgaatttgattaggtGGTAATTTACATTCATTACAAACTTTTGGGTAACAAATACTTCTTGGGCAACAATTTTTTGGTGAATGGTTACAACAAAAATTGTGCAGGTAGGGGAATGCAGAAAAATAGTTGATCAAATTAGTCTTACATCCTTTCACGACTTCAATGCACAAGAGAGGAAATCATTAACAAAGATTTCAGAAATTGCACGCTGGATTATTGCTAAACAAGGTTCTACAATGAATCGGCATAGGGATATTAATCAAGTGCTAGAAGGGGAAGATAAGCTAGCTGTTGGAATGATTGGATATGGTGAGATGGATATTGAATTTGGAGATAAAGAAGAGCTGGCCATTGGTGAACTCAGTGTCCTGCAAGACAACCACAGTGTTATGCAAGATAAAAACGAGGTGGCAGTTGGCCAGCACAATGACTTGCAGGATAGAGAGATCGCTATGCTAGATAAAGAAGGGCTGGTCATGGGTGATCAGGGTGACCTGCATGATAGACAAAGTCTTCTAGTAGATATAGAGGGTGTCGTCATTGGTGAGCACAGTGACCTGCTGAACAGACAAATTGTTATGGGAGATAAAGATGGTTTGGCTGTCGGTGAGCACAATGACCTTCAAGACAGGCTGATTTCCATGGGAGATGAGGAGGGTATGGGTGTTCGCAACCTGCAGGACAGAGAGATTATTATGGAAGATAAAGAGGGGCTGGTTGTTGGTGAGCACAGTGACATGCAAGATAAACATGTTGACATGGAACTGGGAGAACCAACTCGAGAGCCAATTTCCTGGCCTCTGAATGGGGAAATAACTCTagattggattttaaatttgatggaAACCTTTAAATGGGCTTCGTGGAACAAGTCACTGTCAGAGTTTGCATCTATCATGCCACTCTTTGTGGTGGAGGAATTGATAACTAAAGCTTCATACATCCTATGCCAAGAACCTAATTGTGTAAAGATCCAATGCGACAATAATACCGAAGTGGTTGTAGTTGGTGATCTACGTGGGCAATATCTTGACCTGCTTAATATTTGGGATAGTGTTGGTTTACCCTCTGACAAGCAGCTTTTTGTGTTTAATGGAAACTACATCGATAGGGGCAAATCAAGCTTGGaattgtttcttgttttgttggctTGGAAGGTAATTTCAGATCATTGTATATTTCTTGTACTTATTGTGCTGAATCTATTCAAAATTTACTTGACGGAAATGGTCTAAAAGTTAGCTGTATACACTCCAATTTTCAAATCACAGTGATTCGAGACTAAGGTCCACTGTGATTCAGTTCCCATCAACATTTCTCTTATACGTTAGATATCAGAGAGGTAATTAGCATGGTAATGTGCTTATCTAATTGCTTCCTTTTGTTACTTGGTAAGTTATTACATGGACAGTTTTTGGAAATACATTTTTCCTTGCGTGCCTCATTTGTTAATtacctgagttttttttttccctgtaaaATAAATGATGGGAAAATGTGTTCACTTACATTTTTATGATGAATGCAATCACTTCTTTCGTACATTGAAGGTTAAGTGGTTTTGTTTGCATTTTCATTGCTTTCCTTTTCAATGTTTAGGCCTTCTTGCCTCATAGGATTTATTTGCTGCGTGGAAATCATGAGTCAAGTGATATCTCCGAAATATGTGGTTTTCTAAAGGAGGTAAATCGCAAATTTCCTGAACATGGCCAAACTGTCTACCGAAAATGTTTGAAAGTTTTTGCAGAACTTCCTCTGGCCTCAATAATAGCAGATTGTGTTTATACAACCCATGGAGGGCTTTTCCGGAGTGAAGGAATTACTTCATCACAAAGTTTTGGAGAAAATGAATTGCAGAACGGCAATGGAAACAAAAgtggaaataaaaaacaaaagatgacTACCACTTTATCTTTGGGTTCTTTGGATGAGTTACATCAAGTAAGCAGATTCGTTCATGATCTGTCAGCAAAAGATGCTATTTTGACTGATGTTTTATGGTCAGATCCAACAACAGAATCTGGTCTTACGGAAAACAATAGAGGCGATGCAGGTCTTCTTTGGGGTCCTGATTGCACAGAGGCCTTTTTAGAACATTCCAAGTTAAAggtaaaagaatttttttctctctatcaaTATGAGCCAAGGGATGTCTTTTTCTTCTCAGAGACAAAAATCTCCTCACTTCTGTCTTTCCATGTCTTTTCCTGCTAAATTCCACTAAGAGGCAAGATCCTTTTAATCTGAAAGATACTCTGATAGGGCATTCTTAGTGAAATCCTCAGTTTGCCGCTAGAACCCTGCTTTTTGGCTTATCTTTTTCAGAAATAACTAATCTGAGTTCATATTAATATATGAGATGGTTTTGCTGCCTCAAGGAACTTAATAGTCTCAATCTGGCATACAATCGGTTCCTGGGTTTCACTTCTCAGCATTTTCTAGCAGTCTCCTTGACGAAACCTGCCATTGACCACCTGTAAATGCTTCAAGTCCTTAACTATCAATGTGCCTATGCTTTCATCAGTGTCTGTCAGTCTATTTAATGCTTCCAGTATTAGAATAAAAGAAGTTAAAGATGAAACAGGGTCTCCTTTTGAGAACTTCCTAGAGCTACTAAAGAAACCCTTTATGATGGATTCATACACCAAATAGGAAACCCGGCTATATTCAAGATCCAACCTTTACCTTTATGTACTAAACCATGCATATCATTTACACAAGCTATCATGATCTTACAACTTCACAAGTTTGCAAGTATTTCAAGTGTTTACTTCATCACATCTGAGTCTGATATTTGCCAACAATCTGACAAACCTTTTCTGTATGCTCCAACAAAGTAGGTCAAATTTCAGCCTTTAATTTTCCCCCCTTCCTCTGTTTTTCTGTCTGTCTATAAAAGTCATATAAGTTGAGGTGTCAAGACTGGATGTGATTTCTTGGTCCTACAACAGGTGATTATAAGGTCACATGAAGGCCCTGACTCGATAGCTTGTCAGAAAGGTTTCAAAAACATGTTGGAGGGCTACAGCACAGATCATGAAGTAGAATCAGGGAAGCTATATACCCTATTCAGTGCCCCTGATTACCCACAGGTTTATATTAGTTTCTGTACCTCACTTTTTTTCacgtttcttcttttttgggtgAAAGTTCAAATTTATTGAGGGTATCCAGGTTGCTTAGACCTTCAGATCATATAATCCCTTTTATCATACTTTATTGTGAGATCAAGTCATCCGTATGTTTTTATCAATGAGAAATTTTGTATGCAAGTACCATCATTGAGTGGAGCATGTGGGAGTAAAAAATGCAGCAGGCACCAAGCTGGTTTCTTTTAGATTATTTAGTAACCTTGTATACTTGTTAAAACATTCTTATGTCTAAAGCCTTGGAAAGAAAGGAAACTTGAAAGCTTTTTCGTCCTTAAGTATGACCCCGAAACCAAGAGCAGAGCTTGGATCTGTGATGCTATGGAATTTCTTAGATGAATATTGTATACTATAACAGTCAAAAGGAATTTGCTAAAGCTAATAGCCCATTGGCTTTGGCTGTGATGAAATTCTATAATGAATTATGAATCAAATGTATCTGTTGTGCATACTTTTGGATTCTTTACGTTCTAAAATTTGAAGATGCTGTATTTCTAGGTTGGTCTGTTCGTGCTTGTCTTTCTTGTGGGTTTGTAACTCTGCTTATcagatttctttttcctttcatataTCCTACTGATGGACTTTCTCGAAGTAAATGTTTATCAATCTGCATCTCTTTAAAAGAAATGAGTCTAATACACTCCTTACAGTTTACCTTTAGCTATGGTTTAAGTGGATAACGGAGAATTTGCAGTTAATATTTATGCGAGACaaaattctcatattttttcctctgtaatgtttttttcctcCCGAATGTATATTGGCTAATACAGAAGTTATACCTTACTTTTAGCCATGGTTGGTGTATTATGCAGCATACAAGCAAAGATTATAAAAGTAAAGGAGCATATGCTATTCTGAAGCCTCCTAATTTCGATACCCCTGAGTTTGTGTCATTTGAAGCCAGAAAAAGACACGAGGTATGGATCTGGCAAGGACAAAATGGATACAGGTGTCTGAAAGAATTATGTTTTTGCATGTTGCATTAACCTTTCATATTAGTGTGCGACTTGTCCAGCACATGTGCATTGGCTTCTGGGtacctttaaattttttgtttctgttttcttgAT from the Populus nigra chromosome 1, ddPopNigr1.1, whole genome shotgun sequence genome contains:
- the LOC133670451 gene encoding serine/threonine-protein phosphatase 7 inactive homolog isoform X1 is translated as MDLELKRVQEARRNDCKKVMNYINSVDFTSLDDKEIRTMVMIRELGNGIVNRQTKLATEDDVSRVLKISIETMVGECRKIVDQISLTSFHDFNAQERKSLTKISEIARWIIAKQGSTMNRHRDINQVLEGEDKLAVGMIGYGEMDIEFGDKEELAIGELSVLQDNHSVMQDKNEVAVGQHNDLQDREIAMLDKEGLVMGDQGDLHDRQSLLVDIEGVVIGEHSDLLNRQIVMGDKDGLAVGEHNDLQDRLISMGDEEGMGVRNLQDREIIMEDKEGLVVGEHSDMQDKHVDMELGEPTREPISWPLNGEITLDWILNLMETFKWASWNKSLSEFASIMPLFVVEELITKASYILCQEPNCVKIQCDNNTEVVVVGDLRGQYLDLLNIWDSVGLPSDKQLFVFNGNYIDRGKSSLELFLVLLAWKAFLPHRIYLLRGNHESSDISEICGFLKEVNRKFPEHGQTVYRKCLKVFAELPLASIIADCVYTTHGGLFRSEGITSSQSFGENELQNGNGNKSGNKKQKMTTTLSLGSLDELHQVSRFVHDLSAKDAILTDVLWSDPTTESGLTENNRGDAGLLWGPDCTEAFLEHSKLKVIIRSHEGPDSIACQKGFKNMLEGYSTDHEVESGKLYTLFSAPDYPQHTSKDYKSKGAYAILKPPNFDTPEFVSFEARKRHEASIKAISFGQQSDSAATSSGTYIGASGISTSPSWIISLADDVGTPAQISEASKVERSPLPSDLQEPHKSNYEYLLNLIGSLKKEIKKKDDELDDYKRKYILQSPSPAK
- the LOC133670451 gene encoding serine/threonine-protein phosphatase 7 inactive homolog isoform X2, whose product is MDLELKRVQEARRNDCKKVMNYINSVDFTSLDDKEIRTMVMIRELGNGIVNRQTKLATEDDVSRVLKISIETMVGECRKIVDQISLTSFHDFNAQERKSLTKISEIARWIIAKQGSTMNRHRDINQVLEGEDKLAVGMIGYGEMDIEFGDKEELAIGELSVLQDNHSVMQDKNEVAVGQHNDLQDREIAMLDKEGLVMGDQGDLHDRQSLLVDIEGVVIGEHSDLLNRQIVMGDKDGLAVGEHNDLQDRLISMGDEEGMGVRNLQDREIIMEDKEGLVVGEHSDMQDKHVDMELGEPTREPISWPLNGEITLDWILNLMETFKWASWNKSLSEFASIMPLFVVEELITKASYILCQEPNCVKIQCDNNTEVVVVGDLRGQYLDLLNIWDSVGLPSDKQLFVFNGNYIDRGKSSLELFLVLLAWKAFLPHRIYLLRGNHESSDISEICGFLKEVNRKFPEHGQTVYRKCLKVFAELPLASIIADCVYTTHGGLFRSEGITSSQSFGENELQNGNGNKSGNKKQKMTTTLSLGSLDELHQVSRFVHDLSAKDAILTDVLWSDPTTESGLTENNRGDAGLLWGPDCTEAFLEHSKLKVIIRSHEGPDSIACQKGFKNMLEGYSTDHEVESGKLYTLFSAPDYPQHTSKDYKSKGAYAILKPPNFDTPEFVSFEARKRHEASIKAISFGQQSDSAATSSGTYIGASGISTSPSWIISLADDVGTPAQISEASKVERSPLPSDLQCRNLTSLITSTF
- the LOC133670471 gene encoding uncharacterized protein LOC133670471; protein product: MEIEGEEGSKIEVGIGSKAVFGRGCGFNTKDRRVSRRHVIFELDDNQTVSFQVVGKNPICVRSGEENVKIFRRLQKGVVAAGDWFCISSQNPVRFRLKRRIGGRRVQESDSGNWYSERFDLSKIDPVKEFGFLVIGHELDCYPKQRIKDARSWDWFLEEPEQDSERGESFERKKKNGRGKRKKKVGGNDDNYGDDWSGESEDDEVVGKIIKVDRPKYSTRSKGRDKLRQDTKTKRVSARKTNEDDETLGAFIVDDDVEEGEQGGEGDEEEDDIVDDDDDDDDYH